The following are encoded in a window of Phragmites australis chromosome 22, lpPhrAust1.1, whole genome shotgun sequence genomic DNA:
- the LOC133905200 gene encoding uncharacterized protein LOC133905200: MAPAEIAATTTKVEAAGRMPPMEWEPRTLTFDQIKYAREAALYVVSTKTEEEAIRIFTEGLKPVQMTVRKCSMDSSSDDDVDLHSSGYSSSRCGGGSKGRGHRERRSVERDIATAPF; the protein is encoded by the exons ATGGCGCCGGCGGAGATTGCAGCGACGACGACCAAGGTGGAGGCGGCGGGGCGGATGCCGCCCATGGAGTGGGAGCCCAGGACGCTCACCTTCGACCAGATCAAGTACGCAAGG gaGGCGGCGCTGTACGTGGTGAGCACCaagacggaggaggaggcgatcCGGATCTTCACCGAGGGCCTCAAGCCCGTGCAGATGACCGTCAGGAAGTGCTCCATGGACTCGTCGTCCGACGACGACGTCGACCTCCACTCCTCCGGCTACTCCTCCagccgctgcggcggcggtaGCAAAGGCCGCGGCCACCGTGAGCGGCGCTCCGTCGAGAGGGACATTGCTACTGCGCCCTTCTAG